One Brachybacterium kimchii genomic window carries:
- a CDS encoding DEAD/DEAH box helicase has product MPLNRLHLVVDDDLGPALWVRVQVEGGGSRPAADLSGLLDEAPSGLADALSRALGRHEGTLRHRARVRGRTSEHRVPALPLDGEALLDVVGAIGRLVAARTGAGTEVAGQTGPSGPTGASDTGSEVAAVIGPLVEAGTSLRLSDQVIAMPDLLTAVVLDLHAERLVAARHLRVRIVERFGRPWARWSALEEDAQPLLHSLVDTRAREVFARHVASRRRAETETETSEDAAAKDPTALISSLSAPSADAPVRADVPTQRRMQAALDAFIDSGRARVHLSSTGSELVVRLHEPPLGTAWPLQTCLRDADGAVRPVADLRAVGDVGVEGAAEASAEVMRLAPTVRGAAVDDTGVDWLLTTAQASAFLAHDTGALEAAGVTVMLPREWTKQKTRLQAVVGEEEAEQEKTGSGVGMQAMARFDWKMSVGDVDLTEDEVAEIRAAQAELVQLRGQWVRLDSTTLRAAERFLDAFTARRRGRDGGESGPDGASGHHGERGSGGGGAAGAARRAPARRPDESRAPGRTEPIAASAGSMHWGDMFALLGSAQAEGLQVRLQADDAEPVPPRAGAPARGRSNGLRNLVPGGPGPLPLPQPERLDASLRGYQLEGLNWMWALHELGLGGILADDMGLGKTMQVLALLCREREPDPAAVAPEVRPARVRPRPGARSRTAGAGPAPGPTLLVCPMSVVGSWQREAARFAPDLAVHVHHGGDRIRDASFAEGAADVDLVITTYSLLDRDLEVLSQVRWHRLVLDEAQHVKNAGTAVAKAARALRAPHRLALTGTPVENRLSDLHALMETVNPGLLGSATSFQEHLAGPIEKDGDESALERLRALTSPFVLRRVKTDPSIISDLPAKIDMVRTVNLTPEQAGLYEALVGELMAQIDGADQNQRRTLVVSTLTKLKQVCNHPAHYLGDGSAILRDGQHRSGKLEYVDDLLGSAFADGEKVLLFTQFTTFGHMLVPYWRERFGREIPFLHGGVKKADRDDMVARFQSTPGEPGAMLLSLRAGGTGLTLTAANHVVHLDRWWNPAVENQATDRAFRIGQTKDVQVRKLVAAGTVEERIDNVLAEKQTLADLTITPVENALVNMDAAQLWGMLALSDGDAPEGQAPGEQAEGGGR; this is encoded by the coding sequence ATGCCGCTGAACCGCCTGCATCTGGTCGTCGACGACGACCTGGGCCCCGCGCTGTGGGTGCGGGTGCAGGTCGAGGGCGGCGGCTCCCGCCCTGCTGCGGACCTCTCCGGTCTGCTCGACGAGGCGCCGAGCGGGCTCGCCGACGCCCTGTCCCGCGCGCTCGGCCGGCACGAGGGCACGCTGCGCCATCGCGCGCGCGTGCGCGGCCGCACGAGCGAGCACCGCGTCCCCGCCCTGCCGCTCGACGGGGAGGCGCTGCTGGACGTGGTCGGCGCGATCGGCCGCCTCGTGGCCGCGCGCACGGGAGCGGGCACGGAAGTCGCGGGGCAGACGGGGCCGAGCGGGCCGACGGGGGCCTCGGACACCGGGAGCGAGGTGGCCGCCGTGATCGGGCCGCTCGTGGAGGCCGGCACGTCCCTGCGACTGTCCGACCAGGTCATCGCCATGCCGGACCTGCTCACGGCCGTGGTGCTGGACCTGCACGCCGAGCGCCTCGTCGCCGCACGGCACCTGCGGGTGCGGATCGTCGAGCGCTTCGGCCGCCCCTGGGCGCGCTGGTCCGCGCTCGAGGAGGACGCCCAGCCGCTGCTGCACTCCCTCGTCGATACCCGCGCGCGCGAGGTCTTCGCCCGGCACGTCGCCTCCCGTCGCCGCGCGGAGACGGAGACGGAGACGTCTGAGGATGCGGCCGCGAAGGACCCGACGGCCCTCATCTCCTCGCTGTCCGCGCCCTCCGCGGATGCCCCCGTGCGGGCCGACGTCCCGACCCAGCGGCGCATGCAGGCGGCGCTCGACGCGTTCATCGACTCCGGCCGCGCCCGGGTGCACCTCTCCTCGACCGGTTCGGAGCTCGTGGTGCGCCTGCACGAGCCGCCGCTGGGCACCGCGTGGCCGCTGCAGACCTGCCTGCGCGACGCCGACGGGGCGGTGCGGCCCGTCGCCGACCTGCGTGCCGTGGGCGACGTGGGCGTCGAAGGAGCCGCGGAGGCATCGGCCGAGGTCATGCGCCTGGCACCGACGGTGCGCGGGGCCGCCGTCGACGACACCGGCGTGGACTGGCTGCTCACCACCGCCCAGGCCTCCGCTTTCCTCGCCCATGACACCGGGGCTCTCGAGGCCGCGGGCGTCACCGTGATGCTCCCGCGCGAGTGGACGAAGCAGAAGACCCGCCTGCAGGCCGTCGTCGGCGAGGAGGAGGCCGAGCAGGAGAAGACGGGCAGCGGCGTGGGCATGCAGGCCATGGCCCGCTTCGACTGGAAGATGTCGGTCGGGGACGTGGACCTCACCGAGGACGAGGTCGCGGAGATCCGCGCCGCCCAGGCCGAGCTCGTGCAGCTGCGCGGCCAGTGGGTGCGCCTGGACTCCACCACGCTGCGCGCCGCCGAGCGCTTCCTCGACGCGTTCACCGCGCGGAGGCGGGGACGGGACGGCGGGGAGAGCGGGCCCGACGGGGCGAGCGGGCACCACGGGGAACGCGGTTCCGGAGGCGGTGGCGCCGCCGGCGCCGCGCGACGGGCGCCCGCCCGTCGGCCCGACGAGTCCCGCGCCCCCGGGCGCACCGAGCCGATCGCGGCGAGCGCCGGCAGCATGCACTGGGGCGACATGTTCGCGCTGCTGGGCAGCGCCCAGGCCGAGGGCCTGCAGGTCCGTCTGCAGGCGGACGACGCGGAGCCCGTGCCGCCACGGGCCGGCGCCCCCGCGCGCGGACGCTCCAACGGTCTGCGCAATCTGGTGCCCGGCGGGCCCGGGCCGCTCCCCCTTCCGCAGCCCGAGCGCCTGGACGCCTCGCTGCGCGGCTACCAGCTCGAGGGGCTGAACTGGATGTGGGCGCTGCACGAGCTGGGGCTCGGCGGGATCCTCGCCGATGACATGGGGCTCGGCAAGACGATGCAGGTTCTCGCGCTGCTGTGCCGTGAGCGGGAGCCGGATCCCGCCGCGGTCGCCCCCGAGGTGCGGCCCGCGCGCGTGCGTCCGCGCCCCGGGGCCCGCTCGCGCACCGCGGGCGCGGGCCCCGCGCCCGGTCCCACCCTGCTGGTGTGCCCGATGTCCGTCGTCGGCTCGTGGCAGCGCGAGGCCGCGCGCTTCGCCCCGGACCTCGCCGTGCACGTCCACCACGGCGGCGATCGCATCCGCGACGCCTCCTTCGCCGAGGGCGCGGCAGACGTCGACCTCGTGATCACCACCTACTCCCTGCTGGACCGGGACCTCGAGGTGCTCTCCCAGGTGCGCTGGCACCGCCTCGTGCTCGACGAGGCACAGCACGTGAAGAACGCCGGGACGGCCGTCGCGAAGGCGGCGCGGGCGCTGCGGGCCCCGCACCGTCTGGCGCTCACCGGCACCCCGGTCGAGAACCGCCTGAGCGACCTGCACGCCCTCATGGAGACCGTGAACCCCGGCCTGCTGGGCAGCGCCACCTCCTTCCAGGAGCACCTCGCGGGCCCGATCGAGAAGGACGGCGACGAGTCGGCGCTCGAGCGTCTGCGCGCCCTGACCAGCCCGTTCGTGCTGCGACGCGTGAAGACGGATCCGAGCATCATCTCGGACCTGCCCGCGAAGATCGACATGGTGCGCACCGTGAACCTCACCCCCGAGCAGGCCGGGCTCTACGAGGCGCTCGTCGGCGAGCTCATGGCCCAGATCGACGGCGCCGACCAGAACCAGCGCCGCACGCTCGTCGTCTCCACGCTCACCAAGCTCAAGCAGGTCTGCAACCACCCCGCCCACTACCTCGGCGACGGCTCCGCGATCCTGCGCGACGGGCAGCACCGCTCCGGCAAGCTCGAGTACGTCGACGACCTGCTCGGATCCGCCTTCGCCGACGGCGAGAAGGTGCTGCTGTTCACCCAGTTCACGACCTTCGGGCACATGCTCGTCCCCTACTGGCGCGAGAGGTTCGGCCGCGAGATCCCCTTCCTCCACGGCGGGGTGAAGAAGGCCGACCGCGACGACATGGTCGCCCGCTTCCAGTCCACGCCCGGCGAACCCGGGGCGATGCTGCTGAGCCTGCGCGCGGGCGGCACGGGGCTCACCCTCACCGCCGCCAACCACGTCGTCCACCTGGACCGCTGGTGGAACCCGGCCGTGGAGAACCAGGCCACCGACCGCGCCTTCCGCATCGGCCAGACCAAGGACGTGCAGGTGCGCAAGCTCGTGGCCGCGGGCACCGTCGAGGAGCGCATCGACAACGTCCTCGCCGAGAAGCAGACGCTCGCCGACCTCACCATCACCCCCGTCGAGAACGCCCTGGTCAACATGGATGCGGCGCAGCTGTGGGGCATGCTCGCGCTGTCCGACGGGGACGCGCCGGAAGGACAGGCCCCGGGCGAGCAGGCGGAGGGAGGCGGACGATGA
- a CDS encoding SWIM zinc finger family protein, translated as MSIRMRSRRGQIGASWQGAALRESLESVISSGRRSAGRRLARADRVQWLDVAPRRARAGVLDDDGTIYEPELDVSAFGAADRQIVVDTLRTHTELPALLTSGTYPQAIESELDAHMATLLPGSASEVTHDCTCLDWPGPCVHVAALAYALVEAIDEVPVHLLTLRGLTLSEIAQPVATGRGARALAEAASPSDDEPPKDSSVAGVPSSEDASGDASAGSPSAGSSSADGAAEGTAGAEPAAEGTAASRPASFDPAIADPTLLQDALGEEASAMLVSFYASGAGSAPDETAGED; from the coding sequence ATGAGCATTCGCATGCGCTCGCGCCGCGGGCAGATCGGCGCCAGCTGGCAGGGCGCCGCCCTGCGCGAGTCCCTCGAGAGCGTGATCAGCAGCGGCCGCAGATCCGCCGGCAGGCGCCTCGCGCGCGCGGACCGCGTGCAATGGCTCGACGTCGCCCCGCGCCGCGCCCGCGCCGGAGTCCTCGACGACGACGGCACGATCTACGAGCCCGAGCTCGACGTCTCCGCGTTCGGCGCCGCCGACCGGCAGATCGTCGTCGACACCCTGCGCACCCACACCGAGCTGCCCGCGCTTCTGACCAGCGGCACCTACCCGCAGGCGATCGAGTCGGAGCTCGATGCGCACATGGCGACCCTGCTGCCGGGCAGCGCCTCCGAAGTCACCCACGACTGCACCTGCCTGGATTGGCCGGGCCCGTGCGTGCACGTCGCCGCGCTCGCCTACGCGCTGGTCGAGGCGATCGACGAGGTCCCCGTGCACCTGCTGACACTGCGCGGCCTCACCCTCTCCGAGATCGCACAGCCCGTCGCGACGGGCAGGGGCGCACGGGCCCTCGCGGAGGCCGCGAGCCCGTCGGACGACGAGCCCCCGAAGGACTCGTCTGTTGCGGGGGTCCCGTCGTCGGAAGATGCTTCGGGAGATGCGTCGGCGGGAAGCCCGTCGGCCGGTTCGTCATCGGCCGACGGCGCGGCGGAGGGGACGGCGGGAGCGGAGCCTGCGGCGGAGGGGACGGCGGCCAGCCGTCCCGCGAGCTTCGATCCGGCGATCGCCGACCCGACCCTGCTGCAGGATGCGCTGGGAGAGGAGGCGTCCGCGATGCTCGTCTCGTTCTATGCCTCCGGCGCGGGTTCCGCACCGGACGAGACCGCCGGCGAGGACTGA
- a CDS encoding serine hydrolase domain-containing protein → MPRTTTSHSPASVGPAVLPDEATSQIDRLARDAVDENRTAGVVWAVVGGHDHETPVLAAGAAGERRLVDGERAPDSAPMDVATISRIASMTKSFTTAAVLRLRDEGRVRLDDPISRHVPEAAHLDPVTPDSPAITVQDLLSMSAGLVTDNPWGDRQEAMTREEFAAMLAGGLGHVHAPGTGFEYSNTGFALLGRLIDELTGTPYDQYIAETFLRPLGMEDTAFSREGLDTARIATGHRLADREDRTRFEAVEFDSPGVYGAMAGLYSTVSDVATWVRFLAAADASDAADRDQSLLRTSSRREMQQLHRIQDTPALPDGPDGVSPGFTHVRGYGYGLVVERYPDLGEVVSHSGGYPGYGSFMVWHRDSGLGVVVLANSKYAPATRIAMDALRVIDAQAPHLLAARLPTAAPRTLEAAAAALDWLRAGIGADGAASGAPGGTTGATSDGLADGVADTWFADNMDLDISREERRRRLARALQSARLGADALDALHAEDAEVLSRASVRWTVAGGAGDGAGGDDSAGRRRLRVTLLMDPRADALIQSLDTVALDSTGAPVTAG, encoded by the coding sequence ATGCCCCGCACCACGACCTCGCATTCCCCTGCCTCCGTCGGCCCCGCCGTCCTGCCCGACGAGGCGACGTCGCAGATCGACCGCCTCGCGCGCGACGCCGTCGATGAGAACCGCACCGCCGGTGTGGTCTGGGCGGTCGTCGGCGGCCACGACCACGAGACCCCCGTGCTCGCCGCCGGGGCCGCGGGCGAGCGCCGCCTGGTGGACGGCGAGCGCGCCCCGGACTCCGCGCCCATGGACGTCGCGACGATCTCCCGGATCGCCTCGATGACCAAGTCCTTCACCACGGCGGCCGTGCTGCGACTGCGCGACGAGGGCCGCGTGCGCCTGGACGATCCGATCTCCCGGCACGTGCCCGAGGCCGCACACCTCGACCCCGTCACCCCGGACTCCCCCGCGATCACCGTGCAGGACCTGCTGAGCATGTCCGCGGGCCTGGTCACCGACAACCCGTGGGGCGACCGCCAGGAGGCCATGACCCGCGAGGAGTTCGCGGCGATGCTCGCGGGCGGACTCGGCCACGTGCACGCCCCCGGCACCGGCTTCGAGTACTCCAACACCGGCTTCGCCCTGCTGGGCCGACTCATCGACGAGCTCACCGGCACCCCCTACGACCAGTACATCGCCGAGACCTTCCTGCGGCCCCTGGGCATGGAGGACACCGCCTTCTCCCGCGAAGGCCTGGACACTGCGCGCATCGCCACCGGTCACCGTCTGGCGGACCGCGAGGACCGTACCCGCTTCGAGGCCGTCGAGTTCGACTCCCCCGGCGTCTACGGGGCGATGGCGGGCCTGTACTCGACCGTCTCCGACGTGGCGACCTGGGTGCGCTTCCTGGCCGCGGCCGACGCATCGGACGCCGCCGACCGCGACCAGTCGCTGCTGCGCACCTCCTCCCGCCGCGAGATGCAGCAGCTGCACCGCATCCAGGACACTCCCGCACTGCCCGACGGGCCCGACGGCGTCTCCCCCGGATTCACGCACGTGCGCGGGTACGGCTATGGCCTCGTCGTCGAGCGCTACCCGGACCTCGGCGAGGTCGTCTCCCACTCCGGCGGCTACCCCGGGTACGGGTCCTTCATGGTGTGGCATCGCGACAGCGGCCTGGGCGTGGTGGTCCTCGCCAACAGCAAGTACGCGCCCGCGACGCGGATCGCGATGGACGCCCTGCGGGTCATCGACGCGCAGGCGCCGCATCTGCTCGCGGCGCGACTGCCGACGGCCGCGCCGCGCACCCTCGAGGCCGCCGCTGCGGCGCTGGACTGGCTGCGCGCGGGGATCGGGGCCGACGGGGCGGCGAGTGGGGCGCCCGGCGGCACGACCGGCGCGACGTCGGACGGGCTCGCCGACGGCGTCGCCGACACCTGGTTCGCCGACAACATGGACCTCGACATCTCTCGCGAGGAACGGCGCCGACGCCTCGCGAGAGCCCTGCAGAGCGCGAGGCTGGGGGCCGATGCCCTCGACGCCCTGCACGCCGAGGACGCCGAGGTGCTCTCGCGGGCGAGCGTGCGCTGGACCGTGGCGGGCGGCGCCGGGGACGGCGCGGGCGGCGACGATTCCGCCGGCCGGCGCAGGCTGCGCGTCACGCTGCTCATGGATCCGCGGGCCGATGCCCTCATCCAGTCCCTCGACACGGTGGCCCTCGACAGCACGGGCGCGCCGGTCACGGCCGGCTGA
- a CDS encoding serine/threonine-protein kinase, whose amino-acid sequence MADVIVGRFALIDLIAKGGSGAVWRSWDSKARRLCAAKVLRQRDSADLMRFVREKGVSFDHPHLLTPYGWGAEDEHVVIAMPLASGGTLESMVRARGPLGEPAVVVLLDQLLDGLAHVHSHGWIHRDVKPANIMLESTGPHLPHSRLADFGIAVHETDVRFTSVGMINGTPGYMAPELFSMAEPHPSHDLYAAGVVVLFALNGPFPLRDGAFRPEELSRRLRGVSPKLAAVIRRMLEPQPERRYQDAASVRRDLPRVPPGLPLAFADGAPLHIPDTLPPLPPDAPGAQRPEAPARTGPSMEEIRQGSVSQAFTPPQGHGRPSAPVAPQGGPQDHGPYPYGGTPRNAAGQRLVDGHPQGPAGQGPASHGSAGAHSPGVHSAGTGEQPGSPAAAPAGAPAWTAARPAPVHAPAPRPSGRGATLLGAGVGAVLAVVVGVPTAVLLVSLL is encoded by the coding sequence ATGGCCGACGTCATCGTGGGGCGCTTCGCGCTCATCGACCTGATCGCCAAGGGCGGATCGGGCGCCGTCTGGCGCTCCTGGGACTCCAAGGCCCGTCGACTGTGCGCGGCGAAGGTGCTGCGTCAGCGGGACTCGGCCGATCTCATGCGCTTCGTGCGCGAGAAGGGCGTGAGCTTCGACCATCCCCACCTGCTCACCCCCTACGGCTGGGGCGCCGAGGACGAGCACGTGGTGATCGCGATGCCGCTGGCCAGCGGCGGGACCCTCGAGTCGATGGTCCGTGCGCGGGGGCCGCTCGGCGAGCCCGCCGTGGTGGTGCTGCTGGACCAGCTGCTCGACGGCCTCGCGCACGTCCACTCCCACGGCTGGATCCACCGCGACGTGAAGCCCGCGAACATCATGCTCGAGTCCACCGGGCCGCATCTGCCGCACTCGCGCCTTGCGGACTTCGGGATCGCCGTGCACGAGACCGATGTGCGCTTCACCAGCGTGGGCATGATCAACGGGACCCCCGGGTACATGGCTCCCGAGCTGTTCTCCATGGCCGAGCCGCACCCCAGCCACGACCTCTATGCGGCCGGGGTCGTCGTGCTGTTCGCGCTCAACGGGCCCTTCCCGCTGCGCGACGGCGCCTTCCGACCCGAGGAGCTCTCGCGACGCCTGCGCGGTGTCTCCCCGAAGCTCGCCGCCGTGATCCGACGGATGCTCGAACCGCAGCCCGAGCGCCGCTACCAGGACGCCGCGAGCGTGCGCCGGGACCTGCCGCGCGTGCCTCCCGGCCTCCCGCTCGCCTTCGCCGACGGCGCGCCCCTGCACATCCCGGACACCCTGCCGCCGCTCCCGCCCGACGCCCCGGGCGCGCAGCGCCCCGAGGCCCCCGCGCGCACCGGCCCGTCGATGGAGGAGATCCGCCAGGGCAGCGTCTCGCAGGCCTTCACCCCACCGCAGGGACACGGCCGGCCCTCCGCGCCGGTCGCCCCGCAGGGCGGTCCGCAGGACCACGGCCCCTACCCCTACGGAGGCACGCCGCGGAACGCGGCAGGTCAGAGGCTCGTGGACGGCCATCCGCAGGGGCCGGCGGGCCAGGGGCCCGCGTCCCACGGCTCAGCAGGCGCGCACTCACCGGGCGTGCACTCCGCCGGCACGGGCGAGCAGCCAGGGTCTCCTGCCGCTGCCCCCGCGGGTGCTCCCGCCTGGACGGCCGCGCGACCGGCCCCGGTCCACGCGCCGGCGCCGAGGCCGAGCGGCCGCGGCGCCACCCTCCTGGGAGCGGGCGTCGGCGCCGTCCTCGCGGTCGTGGTCGGAGTGCCGACAGCCGTGCTCCTGGTGAGCCTCCTCTGA
- a CDS encoding GNAT family N-acetyltransferase translates to MSADPRPAAAASTAAPPRIRLALAEDAPVVLGIRDEAIRSSSGLWIDEVPESVSSRAWFDAHLDRGSMLVASGPDDEVLGYACFSPLRDYAGYRFTGEDSIYLLPAAQGRGVGRALLGALVAHAREHGMHSLVALVEAGNVGSIRLHERCGFHEVGRMPEAGFKFDRWWDLVTLQLLL, encoded by the coding sequence ATGAGCGCAGATCCGAGGCCGGCCGCCGCGGCGTCGACCGCCGCTCCCCCGCGCATCCGGCTGGCCCTCGCCGAGGACGCTCCCGTGGTGCTCGGCATCCGCGACGAGGCCATCCGCAGCTCCTCGGGCCTATGGATCGACGAGGTCCCGGAGTCCGTGTCCTCCCGCGCCTGGTTCGACGCCCACCTGGACCGCGGCTCGATGCTCGTGGCCTCGGGGCCCGACGACGAGGTGCTCGGCTACGCGTGCTTCTCCCCGCTGCGCGACTACGCGGGCTACCGCTTCACCGGTGAGGACTCGATCTACCTGCTGCCCGCGGCGCAGGGGCGCGGAGTGGGCCGGGCCCTGCTCGGGGCCCTCGTCGCGCACGCCCGCGAGCACGGCATGCATTCCCTGGTGGCGCTCGTCGAGGCCGGCAACGTCGGCTCGATCCGCCTGCACGAGCGCTGCGGGTTCCACGAGGTGGGCCGCATGCCCGAGGCCGGCTTCAAGTTCGACCGCTGGTGGGACCTGGTCACGCTCCAGCTGCTCCTCTGA
- a CDS encoding YczE/YyaS/YitT family protein → MPAALENVSLRDQFHLDRIALRLLSLFLGLTGYGAALALLIRSGLGADPWDVLHVAISQRIGLSVGTVIILVSFLVLAAWIPLRQHPGIGTLANALWVGVATDLTLFVVPPVHGLPLAITMMVGGVLLNAVSDAVYIGAHLGPGPRDGLMTGLHHRTGRPVGPLRFGIEATVLVAGWLLGGPVGVGTFVYAIAIGPIVGWVLPHVTIPVRRRAVRGAAGA, encoded by the coding sequence ATGCCCGCCGCTCTCGAGAACGTCAGCCTGCGCGACCAGTTCCACCTGGACCGCATCGCGCTGCGCCTGCTCTCCCTGTTCCTGGGCCTCACCGGATACGGCGCCGCGCTCGCGCTGCTCATCCGCTCGGGTCTCGGAGCGGATCCGTGGGACGTGCTGCACGTGGCCATCTCCCAGCGCATCGGACTGAGCGTGGGCACGGTGATCATCCTGGTGAGCTTCCTGGTGCTGGCCGCCTGGATCCCGCTGCGCCAGCACCCCGGAATCGGCACCCTCGCCAACGCGCTGTGGGTCGGCGTGGCCACCGACCTCACCCTGTTCGTCGTCCCGCCCGTGCACGGCCTGCCGCTCGCGATCACGATGATGGTCGGCGGCGTGCTGCTGAACGCCGTGAGCGACGCCGTCTACATCGGCGCCCACCTGGGGCCCGGTCCCCGCGACGGACTGATGACGGGCCTGCACCACCGCACCGGACGGCCCGTCGGCCCGCTGCGCTTCGGCATCGAGGCGACGGTGCTGGTCGCGGGCTGGCTGCTGGGCGGACCGGTGGGCGTGGGCACCTTCGTGTACGCGATCGCGATCGGCCCGATCGTGGGCTGGGTGCTCCCGCACGTGACGATCCCGGTGCGGCGCCGAGCGGTCAGAGGAGCAGCTGGAGCGTGA
- a CDS encoding alpha/beta hydrolase, which translates to MKSMHVETPVPQVDEEEASGARALRVGAFISAQMPIGLYELNVRRTHHPTKPDRELVDRSLVTRSRHRGIPVTWIDRARANTGLVIHLHGGAYVNGESQNHWDWLSDLRRRTGAAAAMLHYRMAPEMPYPAAYDDAVEGVLGILEDLDAVSPRWVLSGDSAGGGLALAVVQALRDRGETLPSALLLTSPWADLTGEDPRRTAQIEKDPAVRPDLLARCAAMYADGFPLDDPRLSPLDGDLHGLPPVHLTVGDQDLLLGDSQRLRDALGLADVEVTYLEQPGGWHCYPLVWRGPAAQRARRAQIAFVRDALGFDAPVNEGRRAAAH; encoded by the coding sequence ATGAAGTCCATGCACGTCGAGACCCCCGTCCCGCAGGTCGACGAGGAGGAGGCCTCCGGGGCGCGCGCCCTGCGCGTCGGCGCGTTCATCAGCGCCCAGATGCCCATCGGCCTCTACGAGCTCAACGTGCGCCGCACCCACCACCCCACCAAGCCCGACCGCGAGCTCGTCGACCGCTCGCTGGTCACCCGCTCCCGCCACCGCGGCATCCCCGTGACCTGGATCGACCGTGCCCGCGCGAACACCGGTCTCGTCATCCATCTCCACGGCGGCGCCTACGTGAACGGCGAGAGCCAGAACCACTGGGACTGGCTGTCGGACCTGCGCCGGCGCACCGGCGCGGCCGCCGCGATGCTGCACTACCGGATGGCGCCGGAGATGCCGTACCCCGCCGCCTACGATGACGCCGTCGAGGGCGTGCTCGGCATCCTCGAGGACCTCGACGCCGTCTCCCCGCGCTGGGTCCTCTCCGGCGACAGCGCCGGCGGCGGGCTCGCGCTCGCCGTGGTCCAGGCCCTCCGCGACCGCGGCGAGACCCTGCCCTCGGCGCTGCTGCTGACCTCCCCGTGGGCGGACCTCACGGGCGAGGACCCGCGGCGCACGGCGCAGATCGAGAAGGACCCCGCGGTGCGCCCGGATCTGCTCGCGCGCTGCGCGGCCATGTACGCGGACGGCTTCCCGCTCGACGACCCGCGGCTCAGCCCCCTCGACGGCGACCTCCACGGCCTGCCGCCCGTGCACCTGACCGTCGGCGACCAGGATCTGCTGCTCGGCGACTCCCAGCGCCTGCGCGACGCCCTCGGCCTCGCCGACGTCGAGGTCACCTACCTCGAGCAGCCCGGCGGCTGGCACTGCTACCCGCTGGTCTGGCGCGGACCCGCCGCCCAGCGCGCCCGCCGCGCCCAGATCGCCTTCGTGCGCGACGCCCTCGGCTTCGACGCCCCCGTGAACGAAGGTCGCCGCGCCGCCGCGCACTGA